From a single Bacillus pumilus genomic region:
- a CDS encoding GerAB/ArcD/ProY family transporter yields MSSSSVKEKFQVSPFFVFFLINANQVGVGILNFQTNLVRSMNNDGWIAILISGISVNVMIFLIYLMFKKAPSDEFGVITQYVFGKWIGQLFNILYILYFASLSLTVLIHYMDVIHVWLFKEIPGLLFASVLLLLVYYIHTGGFRTIAGWAFFSIVLTYWMTFICFYAMKYSHIRFMFPMFDHTFSQLLMGVKDASLSMFGFGTLLVYYPFIKQAQTSQKFAHMGALFTTCLNLLVFLVSIAYYSSAQLKLTKWPTLTLTSIVKLPFIQRFEFIEVSLWLLLIIPNISIPLWAASRMAKQMFHTSQRVTVCVLSILILIMFSFFAGATSFEAFNQWVEYIGYFLVYGLIVCIVIGLMLKKRWVKKRA; encoded by the coding sequence ATGAGCTCTTCTTCTGTAAAAGAGAAATTTCAAGTTTCCCCTTTTTTTGTGTTTTTTCTCATCAATGCCAATCAAGTAGGTGTTGGCATTTTAAACTTTCAAACGAATCTTGTTCGATCTATGAATAATGATGGGTGGATCGCCATTCTTATTTCTGGCATCAGCGTTAATGTAATGATCTTTCTGATTTACTTGATGTTTAAAAAGGCTCCTTCGGATGAATTTGGTGTTATAACGCAATACGTATTTGGTAAATGGATAGGGCAATTATTTAACATTCTCTATATCTTATATTTCGCTTCTTTGTCATTGACGGTTCTCATCCATTATATGGACGTGATCCATGTATGGCTGTTTAAAGAAATTCCTGGCCTATTGTTTGCGTCTGTACTGCTGCTGCTTGTGTATTACATTCATACTGGCGGCTTTAGAACCATTGCTGGATGGGCATTTTTTAGTATTGTACTAACGTACTGGATGACGTTTATTTGTTTTTATGCCATGAAATATAGTCACATTCGTTTCATGTTTCCCATGTTTGATCATACATTTTCGCAGCTGTTGATGGGAGTGAAAGATGCCTCCTTATCTATGTTTGGTTTTGGCACGCTGCTTGTCTATTATCCCTTTATTAAGCAAGCTCAGACGTCTCAAAAATTTGCTCATATGGGCGCTTTATTCACGACATGCTTAAATTTACTCGTCTTTCTCGTCTCCATTGCGTATTACTCAAGTGCTCAACTCAAATTAACAAAATGGCCGACGTTAACGTTAACAAGCATTGTGAAGCTTCCGTTTATCCAGCGCTTTGAATTTATTGAAGTGTCTCTCTGGTTGCTTTTAATCATTCCAAATATCTCGATTCCATTATGGGCTGCGAGCCGAATGGCAAAACAAATGTTTCATACGAGTCAGCGCGTGACTGTCTGCGTCCTCAGCATTCTGATTTTGATCATGTTCTCGTTTTTTGCCGGCGCCACTTCTTTTGAAGCTTTTAATCAATGGGTGGAATATATCGGATACTTTCTTGTCTATGGATTGATTGTTTGTATAGTCATTGGGCTGATGCTGAAAAAAAGGTGGGTGAAAAAACGAGCATGA
- a CDS encoding Ger(x)C family spore germination protein, with product MKQYVLMGLMLFSLLLTSCAQPRLLDELNISQAAGFDLVENGEMKGFFVFPVFKNEEQGSYQILSARSNTISNIQFLVSEKSPFPVVMGQMLVILVSEKLAKEVGMIDLMNYIYRDPIIGSRQVFAIVGGEVEDLLYTKMNQTNLNIGVYLSDLLAQNMRNGNEPVTNQHIFMNQMMAKGVDAYLPYIKKTSNAIKVSGVALFDQEKMVGHIPGEDTFTFKAMIENHKNGIYEFQLHDRTKTHVVLENIKSHVSYQIKPTNHLTKKPHITIDIKLKGELKEFMKSKKIDIPNILDQVEKEVGKRVAQQGQDLVQSFKEQHIDPLGLGLRYRSKDKAMTPEKWQEIYPDADVQIKCHMKIVQTGVSQ from the coding sequence ATGAAACAGTATGTACTCATGGGTCTTATGTTATTTAGTCTTTTGTTAACTAGCTGTGCACAGCCTCGCCTTTTAGATGAATTAAATATCTCTCAGGCGGCAGGATTTGATTTAGTGGAAAATGGCGAAATGAAGGGTTTTTTTGTCTTCCCTGTTTTTAAAAATGAAGAGCAAGGAAGTTATCAAATATTAAGTGCGAGGTCAAACACGATTAGTAATATCCAGTTTCTTGTATCAGAAAAATCACCTTTCCCGGTGGTCATGGGCCAGATGCTTGTTATTTTAGTGAGTGAAAAATTAGCAAAAGAAGTCGGCATGATTGATTTAATGAATTATATTTATCGTGATCCTATTATTGGTTCACGACAGGTGTTTGCGATTGTAGGCGGAGAAGTTGAAGACTTATTATATACAAAAATGAACCAAACAAATTTAAATATAGGTGTGTATCTCTCTGATCTATTAGCCCAAAATATGCGAAATGGCAATGAGCCTGTGACCAATCAACATATTTTTATGAATCAGATGATGGCAAAAGGGGTCGATGCTTACCTCCCTTACATCAAGAAAACAAGCAATGCTATCAAGGTCTCAGGCGTTGCTCTGTTTGATCAAGAGAAAATGGTCGGTCATATTCCAGGAGAAGACACGTTCACATTTAAAGCGATGATTGAAAATCATAAAAATGGTATCTACGAGTTTCAATTGCATGATCGAACAAAGACCCATGTCGTCCTTGAAAATATCAAATCACATGTGTCCTACCAGATCAAACCAACGAATCACCTAACAAAAAAGCCTCATATCACGATTGATATCAAGCTAAAAGGTGAATTAAAAGAATTCATGAAGTCCAAAAAAATTGATATCCCGAATATATTGGACCAAGTCGAAAAAGAAGTGGGAAAACGTGTCGCTCAGCAAGGACAAGACCTTGTTCAGTCCTTTAAAGAGCAACATATTGATCCACTTGGGCTAGGTTTGAGGTATAGATCAAAAGACAAAGCCATGACACCCGAAAAATGGCAGGAAATCTATCCTGATGCAGATGTACAAATTAAATGCCATATGAAAATTGTGCAAACCGGTGTCAGTCAATAA
- a CDS encoding excisionase family DNA-binding protein, with amino-acid sequence MYLTIEETAEYLEVSEAYIEKLIQQKKIRFVFDGESYLIYQGQFQTHMKQLEQYKELVQEILNEPIPEDPDVKDED; translated from the coding sequence ATGTATTTAACAATCGAAGAAACAGCTGAATACTTAGAAGTATCTGAAGCGTATATTGAAAAATTAATCCAGCAAAAGAAGATCCGCTTCGTTTTTGACGGCGAATCATATCTAATTTATCAAGGGCAGTTTCAAACGCATATGAAGCAGCTTGAACAATACAAAGAGCTCGTCCAAGAGATCTTAAATGAACCGATTCCTGAAGATCCAGATGTAAAGGATGAAGATTAG
- a CDS encoding DedA family protein — protein MGTFFNEILTWLTSLGYVGVALGLMIEIIPSEIVLAYGGYMVSTGTIGFVGAVIAGVIGGTLAQCFIYWIGLYGGRPFLAKYGKYLFIHEHHIATAERWFDRYGTGVVFTARFIPVVRHAISIPAGIAKMPFLKFVLLTGLAAIPWSILFIYLGMQLGTKWDHIQSVAHAYTTPIMAIAIVLIILYFFLKKIRTNRKRTI, from the coding sequence ATGGGAACCTTTTTTAATGAAATTTTAACCTGGCTGACAAGCCTTGGTTACGTAGGAGTTGCGCTTGGTTTGATGATTGAAATCATTCCGAGCGAAATTGTTCTTGCCTATGGCGGATATATGGTGTCAACAGGAACAATCGGTTTTGTTGGAGCTGTGATCGCTGGCGTTATCGGAGGTACACTCGCTCAATGTTTTATTTACTGGATCGGACTTTATGGCGGAAGACCTTTTTTAGCAAAATACGGAAAATACTTATTCATCCATGAACATCATATCGCAACTGCAGAGCGATGGTTTGACCGATATGGAACCGGTGTGGTATTTACAGCGCGATTTATTCCTGTTGTGCGCCATGCCATCTCCATTCCAGCGGGTATTGCCAAAATGCCTTTTTTGAAATTTGTTCTCTTGACCGGATTAGCTGCCATCCCTTGGTCTATCTTGTTTATTTATCTTGGCATGCAACTCGGGACAAAATGGGATCACATTCAAAGTGTTGCTCACGCTTATACAACCCCTATTATGGCCATTGCGATCGTCCTGATCATTCTCTATTTTTTCCTCAAAAAAATTCGTACGAACCGAAAACGGACAATCTAA
- a CDS encoding uroporphyrinogen-III synthase produces the protein MSKGLAGKTIAICGTRKTEEMRTLVEKQGGQAVIRSLQGTVFLAKEELKPDIETFVKQGADWVILTTGIGTDTLIESAEELHLGEAFMKILSNAHIASRGYKTFAALKKRGIHPDVSDEDGTVRDLISKLEDKEFRGKRVMVQLHGENAPALIRFLHDKGADVLPLLPYQHTPPEPEAAETLLQEMKDGKVQAVCFTTAVQVHAFFALAAKWGRKEELQELFGQHVLAVAVGKVTAEALKEEGIDRILAPSLERMGAMIMELSQYMKKQSLHS, from the coding sequence ATGAGTAAAGGCTTAGCTGGAAAAACGATTGCTATTTGTGGAACGAGAAAAACAGAAGAAATGCGTACACTTGTCGAAAAACAAGGGGGACAAGCCGTTATTCGTTCTCTTCAAGGAACCGTATTTTTAGCCAAAGAGGAGTTAAAGCCAGACATTGAAACATTTGTGAAGCAAGGCGCAGATTGGGTGATTTTAACAACGGGTATAGGGACAGATACATTAATTGAAAGTGCAGAAGAGCTTCATCTAGGCGAAGCATTTATGAAAATTTTATCAAATGCTCACATTGCTTCAAGAGGGTACAAAACCTTTGCTGCACTTAAAAAACGCGGGATTCACCCAGACGTTTCTGATGAAGATGGAACAGTTCGTGACTTGATCTCAAAGCTTGAAGATAAAGAGTTTCGAGGCAAACGCGTCATGGTGCAGCTTCACGGGGAAAATGCACCAGCTCTCATCCGATTTTTACATGACAAAGGGGCAGATGTTTTGCCGCTTTTACCTTATCAGCACACACCACCTGAACCAGAAGCCGCAGAAACATTGCTTCAAGAAATGAAAGATGGAAAGGTTCAAGCTGTCTGTTTTACAACTGCTGTTCAGGTGCACGCCTTTTTCGCACTAGCGGCAAAATGGGGCAGAAAAGAAGAACTCCAAGAGCTATTCGGGCAGCACGTACTGGCAGTGGCTGTCGGAAAAGTCACAGCAGAAGCTTTAAAAGAAGAGGGAATCGACCGGATTCTTGCCCCATCACTTGAGAGAATGGGTGCAATGATTATGGAATTATCCCAATATATGAAAAAACAATCCTTACACTCATAG
- a CDS encoding acetate uptake transporter yields MEKQNVQAIRLSIADPTPLGLFGLAMVTLVASSQKLGITDGTSLILPWAIFLGGIAQLIASIQDSKHHNIFGATAFGAFGLFWMGVGATWLIQAGVFGKTLAEAADPKQLGFAFIGYLIFSLFMTIGAMETHKVLFLIFVFIDFLFLGLSLSSFGVMYDVTHTIAGIAELIISLLSFYGSAAVVLNTHFGRTVLPIGQPFRIFTKA; encoded by the coding sequence ATGGAAAAACAGAATGTTCAAGCTATTCGATTATCAATTGCAGACCCAACACCACTTGGTTTGTTTGGTTTAGCAATGGTGACGCTCGTTGCGTCCTCACAAAAACTAGGAATTACAGATGGCACTTCCCTTATTTTACCTTGGGCTATCTTCCTTGGAGGGATTGCGCAGCTAATTGCGTCCATACAAGATTCAAAACATCATAATATTTTTGGAGCCACTGCCTTCGGCGCATTCGGTCTTTTTTGGATGGGTGTTGGAGCAACTTGGCTCATTCAAGCTGGCGTTTTTGGGAAAACGCTTGCGGAAGCAGCAGATCCTAAACAACTAGGTTTTGCGTTTATCGGTTATTTGATTTTCAGCTTGTTTATGACAATTGGTGCAATGGAAACACATAAGGTACTATTTTTGATTTTCGTCTTTATTGATTTCTTATTCCTTGGTCTTTCCCTTAGCTCATTTGGTGTGATGTACGATGTGACTCATACCATTGCTGGTATTGCAGAATTGATCATTTCTCTGCTTTCGTTTTATGGTTCAGCAGCAGTTGTGCTCAATACTCATTTTGGCCGTACTGTGCTACCAATTGGACAACCATTTCGTATTTTTACAAAGGCATAA
- a CDS encoding LLM class flavin-dependent oxidoreductase: MSQSVLQRTAYSVLNLSSVTEGGTIKESFEHSMDLAKKAEKWGYHRYWLAEHHNMEGVASSATSVLIGYIAGGTEKIRVGSGGIMLPNHSSLVIAEQFGTLETLYPGRIDLGLGRAPGTDQLTARALRRNLHNGEDFPEQLEELQQYFKPTGQVKKHVRAVPGEGLDIPIWLLGSSGFSARLAGELGLPFAFAAHFSPKNTIPALELYRQSFRPSDVLKEPYAMVGVTVFAADQTERAEYLATSHYQRFLSLIRNTPGKLKAPVDSMDGLWSPYEKAMVDEQLSSTMIGDKEKVKKELEAFIEATQADEVMINSDMFDHQERMRSYEIIGEIFHEAQEK; the protein is encoded by the coding sequence ATGAGTCAATCAGTTTTACAGCGCACAGCCTATTCCGTTTTAAATTTATCCTCTGTGACAGAAGGAGGCACCATTAAGGAATCTTTTGAACATAGTATGGATTTAGCAAAAAAGGCGGAGAAGTGGGGTTATCATAGATACTGGCTAGCAGAACACCATAACATGGAAGGTGTTGCGAGCTCTGCAACGTCCGTCTTAATTGGATATATTGCTGGAGGAACCGAAAAAATTCGAGTAGGATCTGGGGGAATTATGCTCCCAAATCACTCTTCACTTGTCATTGCTGAACAATTTGGGACACTTGAGACATTGTATCCGGGGAGAATTGATTTAGGTCTTGGCAGAGCACCAGGAACAGATCAGTTAACGGCAAGAGCGCTTAGACGTAATCTTCATAACGGAGAAGATTTTCCCGAGCAGCTTGAAGAACTTCAACAATATTTCAAACCAACCGGTCAGGTGAAAAAGCATGTAAGAGCCGTTCCAGGAGAGGGTCTAGACATTCCGATTTGGCTCCTTGGTTCAAGCGGTTTTAGCGCAAGGCTTGCAGGAGAGCTTGGATTGCCATTTGCCTTTGCGGCACATTTCTCACCTAAAAATACAATCCCTGCTCTAGAGTTGTATAGACAGTCATTTAGACCTTCTGATGTGTTAAAAGAGCCATATGCTATGGTAGGTGTGACGGTCTTTGCTGCAGATCAAACAGAGCGGGCTGAATATTTGGCCACTTCACATTATCAGCGATTCTTGAGTCTCATTCGAAATACTCCAGGGAAACTCAAAGCGCCTGTTGACAGCATGGACGGCCTTTGGAGTCCGTATGAAAAGGCAATGGTGGATGAACAATTAAGTTCAACCATGATCGGGGATAAAGAAAAGGTGAAAAAAGAATTGGAAGCCTTTATAGAAGCTACTCAAGCAGACGAAGTGATGATTAATTCTGACATGTTTGACCATCAAGAAAGAATGCGCTCGTATGAAATCATCGGAGAGATCTTCCACGAAGCACAAGAAAAATAA